The region AAATTTTGCcgctcttttccccttctgctaGCATTTTGCCTTATAACCCATCTGTATATTGTACATTCATTCAAAGATCCCTCATTCCTCAGGAATGATCAGCATGACACTTATTCCTAGAataactgaaatacattttatttacaaCATGTTTCCAGACTAAATATATAAGGCAACATTTGACATTCTAGTGAGCAGAACAGTGTAATAAATATATGACTGTTATTTTGCAGACAAGTCTTTCTGGCATTGACAGAAGAGAGGAGTCAAGGCTATAATTTCCTATTTAGCGCTCCTTctctgttttagtttttgttttatcaTTACAGAGTTTACAGCTATGTCAGAGGTCAGGGAAGAAGTggcacttgcattttttttcttgctgctggcAAATAGCTTGTAAGTGCAGGAACTAGTCAGCAGGTTTTTGTAGCTACAGTAGAATGTTTTGTGTATTGCCAGTACTGTTGTTaatgaatagagaaaaataaaaagcttcctGGTTTATTTAATGAGGAAGTCCAGCATTTCTCAGGTAAATGCCGCATTTTCGAAAGCTGAGAGGACCCAGTCCTCTTCACATAAGATCCACAAGTTAGATGGGTAGACTGTCACTATACAAATGCAGACTTTTTGACAGAGCGTAGATTTTTACTGACTTATAAAATGTTGCTCTGAACACTTCAATTTCTAGGCATTTTATTTAGAGGAGTCAGTGAATCTAATTTTCAGAAGGATGCAGTATTCAATTCTCTCATTAAAGTCAGAAGAAATTGTGGTCAGTTTGAGGCGCCCATTCAGCTGTGAAAACAAGTGCCATTTTAAAAGCCTTACCTTATGTGTCATGTGCCTTAATGCGTTCCTCATGTGGTCAGTTTCACACTTTTGAGGCTTTTCTAACTCTAGAACAGAGTTCTTCAGCTTCCCTATCTTTtatgttaccttttttttttttaccctttttttttcttgcaggtgttttaaaatgcaaaaaggacAAAGCCTATGAAGGGGGACAGCTCTGTCCTAAGTGCAACAGCccaaaacagctgcagaaagaagatattcaaaacttgaAAGATATTTCCTGTAGGAAACCTGTCATTCAGTCTTCACTGAGGCAGAATAGCAGCACTCAAGATGAAGAAGATGGTGACAATTATGAACTCCCTCTGGAAGAGCTTCAGTCCTCTCCATGGAACATTACTCTAAATATGACTGATGAGCATGGCAATGTAGTCCACCTGAACTGTGAAATCAAAAAACCAATGGGCTCTACCAAAATTCAGTGGAATCAAATCCATACTCAGGAGATTGATATAAATGCTACAATTTCACTGGATTTTGAATGTCCAATGAATCGAGAAAACTATGAAAAACTATGGAAGCTTATAGCTTATTACAGTGAAGTACCTGTCAAATTAGAGAGGGAGCTTATGCTCAGCAAAGAGCCTAAAATAAGCTATCGGTACAGACAAGGCTCAGATTATGATGCTCTTTACTACACGGGTGTAAAAGCTCAAATACTGGCTGAGCCTTCCTGGGTGATGCAGCCTCTTATAAATATCCAATTAAACAGGCGCCAGAGTACAGGGAAAAAAGTGGTGCtatctttttttactgtgttttctcAGACAATTCGTACCAAAGCCACTGGGCAGCAGAGAAGCTGGGTAATGAtagagcaaaaccaaagcacaaGGACAGCCCAGAGTGTCGTGGAAGGATCAGACTGTCAGTTGAGCTGCAATGTGAAAGCCTCTGAGACCCCCTCTGTTCAATGGCTCTTTCCAGATGGGACTAAACTGCAGGCACCATTTAATCAGAAAGGCAGCAGGTTTTCCATTCTCAGTAGTGGTCAGCTAATAATCAAATCAGTTAGTTACACTGATGGTGGTTTGTACCACTGCATTGCCCAAGTTAGAGATGATGTGGACATAAAGGCTTACAGACTTCTAGTGCAGCCTCGAGCTATTCAGGTAGCTGACTCAGATATAGTGAGGGTTGAAAAAAACATTGGAGATCCAATAGTTTTGCCGTGCAATGCAGTTGCCATCCCAGAGCCACATCTGAGCTGGATTCTTCCAAGCAGCCAGGTACTTAATGATTTATCAAACTCTTCAAAAGGATATATGTTGGACAATGGTACTTTGCTTATTCCAAAAAGCCACGTCAGTGATAGTGGCCATTACAGATGTGTGGCTGTCAATCAGCAGGGCTCAGATAAGTTTGTTGTAAGGgtcacagtaaataaaatggtGTCTGACAGGTCATTTAAAAGGATAAAACTAAAAAAGTGCCCAGGCACAAAAAGTTTGTCAAAAACAAGAGGGCGAGTCATAGATGATGGAGAGGGAtcaggggcaggaggggtggaGGAGTTCCCACGAAAAAAGAACCACCTGAAAGACCGGGAAATAccctttaaacaaaaaagtgacCAGGTGCCAGAAGCTCAAATTAAAAAGGtgaagaaaggcaaaaggaaaatgaaaatctggAAAAGTACTGATAGAACCCAAGACAGTAATGTTGCAGAAGGCCGGAGAGTATTTGAATCTCGAAGGAGAATTAATGTGGCAAGCAAGCAGATTAACCCACAGCATTGGGCTGACATTCTGGCAAAAGTCCGTGGGAAGAATCTTCCTAGAACAACAACAGCTACAGCCATTTCTTTAACAACTGCACTGCCATCAGTCATGCAGAAAACTACTCCAGTCCCTGATCCGGTAGCTAGCCCTCCACCTTCAGAGACAGCAGCTGATGTGGTAGATTCCtctgctgatgtatcacccATGGGTGAAGATGAGCCGTTCTCAGTCACTGTTTCCCACAACACTAAAGCATTTTCAGTCCAGTCCATATTAACAAGGTCGGAAACTGAACCCTTCTCTGACCACAGGGCTTTAGAAACACCTGCAAGTATGTACTCTGTAGAAATTGCTGTATCGGGTCCATATTTGACTCCCGTCTCTGCAACTGTACAACCCCAGGGCGAGCAGCATCTTGATGTCAGGACTGATGATTCAGTTGTAGTCAAAGAAAATATCCATGCTCTCATTGAAGAACCTCTAACCAGACAAATTGTAACAACCTTTCCTAATACTCAGAGCAGTTCATTCACAGTGGAAAACGTAGATAGACCTATATCTTCTACATCAGaggaaaattctgcttttgctgagCTACCACTTGATGCTACTGTCCTAGCTGAATCTCAGACTGTGGATCTTCATAGCGTCTTGGAGACAGGTGTAAAGTTCAGTGAAGAGGACCCAATGAATGTTGACACCATAATTTTAATACCTTCTCAGTTGGATGAGATCATCCCAACAGATTCTGTGGGCACTACTACCGTTTCTTCAGCCATTTCTCCATTTGTTACAGAACAGAGCAATGACTTGATACACCAGCATGAAGAAGTATCTCCAGGTCAGACAAAAATGGCAGACTTAAGTACAAATTTTCCAGCTATCACACCTATAAGGGTTCAGAGCAAGGAAGAACCTGAGACACACAGGAATATAGTGACTCAAGAAAGTATGTCCAGCAGTTATGCAGAGAGTTTTCAGGGCAGAGAACATAGAAACCTGGCCACTCCAAAATCAGATCCCACATTCATTTTGCATAGTACTAATGCTCTTCATAAAACAGAAGAGGGGATAAAACCTGCTTCTTCCATCAGTAGATTGACCACTGTGGCCACAACAACAACTCCCTATAGAAAGACCATGCCTTCACTTGTTACTCAGCATGCTAGAAAAAGGCCTTTTGGGAGAAGGAGGTTGAGACCAAACAGAATCCGACAAAGGCCAAAGCCTTTCCCCCCTGTTGTTTTAACCACGGAGGCAATGCCTATCGTTCCAAGGACACCTGAAGTTGAAGCTGTGACCAAAACTTCTTCCGCAACTCTTGAAAGTCCTGatcttaaaaacaaagtcaaaataCAGGCAAAGGAAAAGGAGCATATGGAATTCACTCCTTCATTAGTTACTGATCCGGTTGTCTTAGAGAAAATTACCAAAATCAGAGAGGTGGTCACAGCTTCCTTCTTTACGCCTACTGTTTCTCCGCCTGACGCAAAACATGCGACACTCTCTACTGCTCCTGAAACCTTGGCACTTCCAGTGACTGCACCTATCACAATGTTATCAACATATATTGTACATGACACAGTTCCCATGAAAGAGTCAAGTGCACCTCTGAAACCAGAGCAAAGTGAAGTGCCAACGTACCACTCATTAGACAATATGCCTGAGGAGGACAATAAAGCAAATTCTAAAGCTGTGGACAGTAAGGCAGAACAATCAAACACAACAACTTCTCCTGAACATATGAGCAGCTTGATACTATCTACAAAACCAGAATCTCAAGAAAGGCCTATCCTATTTGACTCAGAAGTTGTGGTTAATGAAACAACTGCTGGAACATTCCAGCTGATATATCCCACTATGAGTGACTTAAGTATTCCTGTTGGCACAGTGGAAGTTTTTAAGGCCCTGTCAGTTTCAAAGGAGCCATGGAAGCCCACAGTATCTTTAGAAACACCAGCAATAACTGAGCCACATCAGCGACATGAGGTGATTACTTTGTCCTCCTCCTTCAGCACAACAGAAACTCAGACTTTTCCACttagagaaatgaagaaatatgttACTTCTCAGACTGGGACAAAGCCATCTTTCTTGAATAAAAAGGAAGCTGTGTCACATGTATTTCATCATGATCCCACTTTGCAGACAACTGAAAAGCCTCTGACTACATCCGCTGCCTTTATTCCATTTATAAAACTTGCCACTCTTCCCCCTTCCATTTCAAGCACTTcacatccttctcttcactaTACCACCAAGGAAAGTAATGCCTTCAATCAAGAAAGGTTTCCAGAAACAAAACGATTTGAAGCAGATGGTGACAAAATGGTGGTGAGCTCAAGACAGAATGTACACCCTACTCCTTCCTCTAGCCAAAACAGGATTAGCATACAGTCGAAAGAGGAGCAATTCAAAGAGTTGGATAGTAGCAAGTCAAACAACAGTTTACTGCTAAATCCAAACCTTGCCCATCCACCTGCTGGAATGATACCAAGCCTAAACCAAAGACTGTCTGTTGCACCTCCAAAGCATGTTCCAGTAAGAGGCACAGTGAAGCCTCCATATATCGTAACACAAGGTTCATTTCGCTATTTTATAACGCACCAGCCTCTTCACTACACAAACAAACCAGAGATAACAGCGTACGCAGCACATACCATCCAGGACAAAATATCTTTTGCCTCTCAGAGAGAAACAACTACCCCAACACAAGCCTCTCCATTTCACAAAACAAATCCATTTACTGCAAGCAAGTTTGGTAATCAGGGTCAGAACAGATACAATATTAATTCAAGATTTTTTGGAAGTAACCATGTTCCAGATAACAGAGGCACAGGAGGGAGACTACCAAGTCAAGGGATCCCCTATTATCCCAGTTCCAGAATGCCATTCCTTTTCAACAGAACAAGGATATTCCCTCACTTAAGTATGCATCCTAAACCAGTGGTCCCTAGTCAACTAGTCCCCAAAGACACAAAAGAGAAGAAGATTGCCCAGGTCTCCCCTACTAGGATTACAGTGCACAAAACTACAGCTACTCCAGTGCCTCCAGTGCTACACGCCACAACCACCACATCACCACCACCAGCGATTTTAAAGATTACCACTCCAGCCTTTCTCTCTCAGCGCACAAAACCACAGATATCCACTACAGTTCATcctttaaaacatttccatcatcatcatcaaaaaATTCCGTCTGTGCCTTATGTGGGGGGCATTATGCCACACAACTCAACTGTAATTCAGTCTTCCAGTAATTTCAAGATACATGGAGAAAGACCTAAAATTATCACAAAAGGGTCTCAGAGCATATCCATCCTTGCTGAAACAGATGCTTTTATCCCTTGTGATGCAGTAGGGGAACCCAAGCCTTTTATTACTTGGACAAAAGTCTCCACAGgtaagacagagaaaaatgtgttttttcacaCAGTTTTTTAAGGGTACAAATACCTGGCTTGTTGCTTAGAAATGCAACGTGGTTGCAGGAATAGCccaaaacactgaagaataatttctgtctcttttaaTCATTATAGATAAAATGTGACTAATTGCAACTAATCATTACaagtaaaaataactttgcaGTATTTCTTGTAGTAAAAGAAAACCTTTACCATttaatgactttattttttgaaaagggAATAGCAGCCAACTCTGATTATTCACAGCAGTTGGAATTTATGACAACACTTGTGAGTATGGATTCGTTAACATTGATGCCTTAAATATTGATGCATGTGTCATCTCcataagcaaaaggaaaagagaaattatgtaAAGATTTAAGAGGAATCCTAAAGCATAAAGCTCTTAAAAGTTCCCACACTGTACATGCTTGCAAGCTAGTATGGTTAGttctgcaacagaaacaaagattAATTTGAGCTATGGAGAGTGTCAGAAGATGTCATGTGATCTATCTGAAGTTGTAGTTAGTGCTAAGTAAAACTAAAATCTTACATAAGACTTTTTCAATGCAACTATGTATGTCTGAAACCCTTTGACTTTCcgtttctttctttcctctcaccTTCCCAGGAGCTCTAATGACAGCCAACATCAGGTTGCAAAGGTTTGAAGTCTGGAAAAATGGTACCCTCCTTATCCGAAATGTTCAACTTCAGGATCGTGGACAGTATTTGTGCACAGCTCAGAACCTGCATGGCATAGATAAAATGATCATTGTGCTCACAATTGTAGCCCATCAGCCCAAAATTTTACTTTCCCGCTATCGAGATATCACAGTCTATTTTGGTGACACCATAGCAATGGAATGTCAGGCTAGTGGGACTCCAAGCCCACATATTTCATGGATTTTCCCAGATAGGAAGATTTTACAGACAGTCACCACCACAGAAAGCAGGATAATGCTTCATGAAAATCGAACCTTGTCTATCAAGCAAGCAACTTTTTCAGACCGAGGAGTTTACAAATGTGTAGCAAGCAATGCTGCAGGAGCTGACAGCATTGCAGTGAGGCTTCACATTGCAGCCTTACCCCCCATCATCCAGCAGGATAAGCAAGAGAATATTTCCTTGCCCCTTGGTAGCAGTATTAACATCCACTGCACTGCCAAAGCAGCACCTTCTCCCAGCATCCGCTGGGTGGTCTTTGACGGCACGCAAATCCGACCTTCTCAATTTGTCAATGggaatttatttgtttttcccaaTGGAACTCTTTATATTCGCAACGTCTCCCCCAAGGACAGTGGGGCGTACGAGTGCATTGCTGCTAACATGGTGGGAGCTGCCAGGAGAACAATACAACTCCATGTGAAGAAGCATGCATCTAATGCTAAGATCACTGGGAGCTCTCCTCAGAGGACAGATATAACATATGGCAGCATCCTGCATTTGGACTGTAGTGCTTCTGGTGACCCCTGGCCTCGGATATTATGGAGGTTGCCTTCCAAAAGGATGATTGATTCCCTACACAGGTAAATTGCTATATGAGGTGTCACAGCTAAATTCCAGTTTAGATGAACTTAGAGAAAAGACTATGCATATCTGTACAAGCTTCATTCTTGACTTCTGTGAGTTTTGAATGAGGTCCCCAATCCTTAAGGAAGAATTTGAAATTATATCAAAAGATAGCCAAGTCATAACTTAGTgtaattttcttgaaaacataGTACTCTTGGAAAGTCGGATTCAAGTGTTTAGGATAAGCTGCCACTATTTGTCTTTTACAGCCACTTGTAGTAAAAAGTCCAATGGCAAAAGTTAAGAATACGGCTTGTGTACTGCTTGTTCCAATGTGCTTAGTCTGCACAGAGTTGCATAGGTGCCTGCTTTTTCCCAGGAGAAATGGGATCACTGAGTTTTGTTTATCTGTAGTACAAATTATTATGCACAGTAAATATGGGGCAAAGAAATCATATAATTATTTGACTAAGCATGGTCATTTTAACATAGTTGTATAAATAAACATTACCTTGCAATAAGGTCTGTGCAAACCCAGTTGCACATAAATGCCTAAACCAATTCCTTCTTCAGTGTTTGCAATATCAAGTAAAATATCACTTTTTCTAACCTACAATAACTGTCCTAAGacttttctgaaaacacaaTTTCTGCCCTATAAATTATTCATTACTCTATCTTTGAGCACTATAGACAGGTGAGAAatatactgaaattaaaatgcacaaTTGTCAACAACTTTCTTAATAGCTGAATGTAGccatcatttttttcatattgacaaaaaatatatttaggtAGCCTGTAGGTAGTACAAAatcaaaaattcattttatgCCTCATAGTGATagcaaaaaaatactgtcttttttttcattttccctcgTGATCTTTATGTGGACTGTTTTCAAATACAGGAGATCTTCTCTGTGGAGAAATCTGGGTCTACTGAGGAAGTTATTTTTGACCACAATGCACCAATTCCATAGTGAAGTGGAAAGGAATAATAGCTTTTTAGCACATTGAAAatcattttttccatatttcaaaGCTTAGCAATATTTTGCTTCGTTGTGATTGTTCTAAAGGTTTAAAATGTTACACCTGATGCCAGAGGAAGTTGCTCATCTTGATTTGTTTTTAGCTGAGGACCCAAGTGCCAGACTCCATAGCTGTGGTTCATATAGGTTTGTGTGGAGTATATCATTCAGAGATCCCATATTTGAATGGTACAGAATACTGTACATGCAGtcagaagagacaaaaataacatCATTTGGTGTTTAATGGTTGTTTAATGGTCAAAACCACCCTTAAAGTCATTGGATGGAACAGAATTGCTTGGTTACAAGTGAGTagaactgttttcttccatttgctttttgGTGGTGAATGTCTTGGACATTTCAGACCATCTAATTATCTAACAACAGCaatgctcttcttttttccagtattgtggaatttttttttttttcccaggtttcACTCAATAATTAATACCGAAAATGTGATTTTGCAGCTcatgttctgttcttttttctttccttacagtAGTTTGGAGACTAGAATCAAAGTATTCAGCAATGGGACTTTGGTTGTCCATTCAGTTACAGATAAAGATGCAGGAGACTATTTGTGTGTGGCCCGCAATAAGATTGGGGATGACTACGTGGTCCTCAAAGTGAATGTGATGATGAAACCAGCAAAAATAGAACATAAGAACAAGAATAACCACAAGGTCAAGTATGGAGGGGACCTGAAAGTTGACTGTGTAGCCACAGGTCTGCCAAATCCTGAGATCTCCTGGGGTCTCCCAGACGGCAGCATGATCAATACCTTCATGCAGTCAGATGACAGCGGCAGCCGGATGAAGCGATACGTGGTCTTCAATAATGGAACCTTGTATTTCAATGATGTTGGACTGAGAGAGGAAGGGGATTACACCTGCTATGCTGAGAACCAGATTGGGAAGGATGAGATGAAGGTGCGGGTCAAAGTAGTGGCGGAGCCTGCAACTATCAGGAACAAAACATACTTCATTATTAATGTACCCTATGGTGATGTTGTCACAGTAGCATGTGAAGCCAAAGGAGAACCCACTCCCAAAGTGACCTGGCTCTCCCCAACCAACAGGCCCATTCCTGCCCTATCTGACAAATACCAGGTATATAGGGATGGCACCCTTCTCATCCAAAAGGCCCAAAGATCTGATAGTGGTAACTATACTTGCGTAGTGCGGAACAGTGCTGGAGAAGATCGGAAAATCGTCTGGATCCACGTTAAAGTTCAACCTCCCAGAATCAATGGTCATCTCAGTGCAATAACATCTGTGAGGGAGACAGCCATCAGGGACAGCCGGAAACTTATTGACTGCAAAGCTGAAGGCATCCCTGCTCCACGGGTCTTATGGGCATTTCCAGAGGGAGTAATCCTGCCAGCTCCCTACTATGGGAACAGGATCACTGTACATCGCAACGGTACTTTGGACATCAGAGGAGTAAGGCAGACAGATGCAGTACAGCTCATATGCATTGGACGGAACGAAGGAGGGGAAGCGAGACTGATTGTGCAGCTCCTCATCACAGACCTTTTGGAGAAACCTTCCTTCAGAGATCCTGTCAATGAAAGAATCACTGCCATTGCTGGGCACAGCATCAATCTGAACTGCTCAGTCCAGGGGAACCCCAAGCCCAGCACAAGCTGGATCCTTCCCAATGGCACTGAAGTGCTGAGTGGCAACCGTCTGCACAGATTTTACCATAAGAGGGATGGAATCTTACACATCAGCAGCCTCTCTGCTGGAGATGCTGGGACTTACCGCTGTACAGCCAGAAACCCAGGAGGTTATGTGGAACGAGTAGTCTTCCTGAAGGTGGGACTCAGGCCAGAAATCAGCAACCAGTACAACAACCTGGTGAGCATCATCAATGGAGAAACCCTGCAGCTCCATTGCATCACCCAGCCAAACCAACGGGCACAGATCTCCTGGACGCTGCCCAGTGGGGTGGTTCTGGATGCCCCCCAAGCTGTGGGTCGCTTTTCCCTGTTGGAGAATGGCTCACTGACGGTGCATGAGGCTTCTGTATTTGACAGGGGCACTTACCTGTGCAAGGTGTCCACAGAGTACGGCGTTTCTGTTATGAATGTGCCTGTCATTGTGATAGCCTATCCTCCCCGAATCACCAGTGAGCCAGCACCCATCATTTATGCCAGGCCTGGAAATTCAGTAAAACTGAACTGCATGGCCATTGGGATTCCTAAAGCAGAAATAACATGGGAGCTTCCAGACAAATCACATCTGACAACAGGAGCTCAATCCCGTCTGTATGGAAACAAATTCCTCCACCCTCAGGGGTCGTTAGTCATCCAGCAGTCTACTCAGAGGGATGCAGGCTTCTATAAATGCACTGCTAAAAATATACTAGGCAGTGATTCGAAAACAACCTACATACACATATTCTAACACTAAAACAAATGCCTTTGGCTGGATACTAGTGTTCAAGTCACTGCCAAGCGAGTGCAACAAGGAAAAGTACTGCTTGCAACAAAGCCAGGAAGGCTGAcggcagaaaagaaaaggaattaatcCTATTTTCGTGCAAAGTGCATTGCTTTTGTACTCAATATGGTAGTAAGTCCCTGCAAAAAAAAGGAGTCAGTAGATATACTGAAACTGAGGAGACTAACACGTTGGAAAAGGTCTTTAAATTGTTAAGACAGTGTAGTGTGGTTTTTCATGCTATCCAATAGCATCTGAGACCTAAAGTACTCTATTCTTGTCAATAGTCTAAAGCTATTCCTTGTTCTAACAAGCACCTTAAAAGTACCAAAGAAGTATTAACTGTTAATAAATGAGCTGCAGTGATAGAAGTGCTTTagtaaaacataattttctttatacCCTGCAGCACTTTTACATAATCTAGCTTTATAGAGTATGATTACTAACCTTTCTGTTCATTCTTCTATCAGCTCTTCAAAATCAAAGACTAACTTAGCAAATAAGAGTgatctattttaataaaaatacatgcagaCCTTAGTTACCTTAACATATGAACAAACCTTTTCCAGCTACTAAGGATGCTACGGTCAAATAAttcattatatattttatatatatttttaaatcagactATGAGACTAGAAAGAGTAACAATATGAACTTGGTctcattttataaattattGGTCTTTACAAGACTCTGATACATTACAGTGTTTTATAATATTAAGGTCAATATACTGtacattttataataaaaaatattttccaaaaaatatattcactatcgttttcattttgttatgaGAAAACAGGGAACTCCAAACAGCAAGAGTATGAAGTTAAGTCAAAAAACAGAAGTCATGTAGTGTTATATATACTCTTTATCTTTCTAAACGTGTTTCCTAATAAAAACTGAACCCTTCTGTATGTATATTTCAGGATACATTTATGATTTCAGTACTTTTTCTGCAATCAAGGATGGTTTATTGGATAATGTACATAATTTTAATAAGTTTTATCAATTATGCTAAAGAAATAATTGCTATAAGATGCTGAATATGCCCATGTTTCAACAAACAGCTCCAATCAGAATTTTGCAAATGTTAACTCACCTTTAAAACATAGGGACTCTCTGAGATATTCCTAAATTCTTAAAGTTCTGATTTTTTGT is a window of Nyctibius grandis isolate bNycGra1 chromosome 2, bNycGra1.pri, whole genome shotgun sequence DNA encoding:
- the MXRA5 gene encoding matrix-remodeling-associated protein 5 isoform X1, whose amino-acid sequence is MGERAAAGALSVVLILGLGLPPGTLACPQPCACYLPTEVHCTFRSLAAVPARISKHVERINFGFNSIQSIYENSFAGLTKLELLMIHGNDIQNIPSGALKDLVSLQVFKISYNKLKVITGQTLQGLSSLMRLHMDHNRIEFIHPNAFNGLTSLRLVHLEGNLLQQLHPSTFSTFMVLDYFKLSTVRHLYLSENALRTLPAGMFQGMPLLENLYLHGNPWACDCSLKWLLEWNEVSGGVLKCKKDKAYEGGQLCPKCNSPKQLQKEDIQNLKDISCRKPVIQSSLRQNSSTQDEEDGDNYELPLEELQSSPWNITLNMTDEHGNVVHLNCEIKKPMGSTKIQWNQIHTQEIDINATISLDFECPMNRENYEKLWKLIAYYSEVPVKLERELMLSKEPKISYRYRQGSDYDALYYTGVKAQILAEPSWVMQPLINIQLNRRQSTGKKVVLSFFTVFSQTIRTKATGQQRSWVMIEQNQSTRTAQSVVEGSDCQLSCNVKASETPSVQWLFPDGTKLQAPFNQKGSRFSILSSGQLIIKSVSYTDGGLYHCIAQVRDDVDIKAYRLLVQPRAIQVADSDIVRVEKNIGDPIVLPCNAVAIPEPHLSWILPSSQVLNDLSNSSKGYMLDNGTLLIPKSHVSDSGHYRCVAVNQQGSDKFVVRVTVNKMVSDRSFKRIKLKKCPGTKSLSKTRGRVIDDGEGSGAGGVEEFPRKKNHLKDREIPFKQKSDQVPEAQIKKVKKGKRKMKIWKSTDRTQDSNVAEGRRVFESRRRINVASKQINPQHWADILAKVRGKNLPRTTTATAISLTTALPSVMQKTTPVPDPVASPPPSETAADVVDSSADVSPMGEDEPFSVTVSHNTKAFSVQSILTRSETEPFSDHRALETPASMYSVEIAVSGPYLTPVSATVQPQGEQHLDVRTDDSVVVKENIHALIEEPLTRQIVTTFPNTQSSSFTVENVDRPISSTSEENSAFAELPLDATVLAESQTVDLHSVLETGVKFSEEDPMNVDTIILIPSQLDEIIPTDSVGTTTVSSAISPFVTEQSNDLIHQHEEVSPGQTKMADLSTNFPAITPIRVQSKEEPETHRNIVTQESMSSSYAESFQGREHRNLATPKSDPTFILHSTNALHKTEEGIKPASSISRLTTVATTTTPYRKTMPSLVTQHARKRPFGRRRLRPNRIRQRPKPFPPVVLTTEAMPIVPRTPEVEAVTKTSSATLESPDLKNKVKIQAKEKEHMEFTPSLVTDPVVLEKITKIREVVTASFFTPTVSPPDAKHATLSTAPETLALPVTAPITMLSTYIVHDTVPMKESSAPLKPEQSEVPTYHSLDNMPEEDNKANSKAVDSKAEQSNTTTSPEHMSSLILSTKPESQERPILFDSEVVVNETTAGTFQLIYPTMSDLSIPVGTVEVFKALSVSKEPWKPTVSLETPAITEPHQRHEVITLSSSFSTTETQTFPLREMKKYVTSQTGTKPSFLNKKEAVSHVFHHDPTLQTTEKPLTTSAAFIPFIKLATLPPSISSTSHPSLHYTTKESNAFNQERFPETKRFEADGDKMVVSSRQNVHPTPSSSQNRISIQSKEEQFKELDSSKSNNSLLLNPNLAHPPAGMIPSLNQRLSVAPPKHVPVRGTVKPPYIVTQGSFRYFITHQPLHYTNKPEITAYAAHTIQDKISFASQRETTTPTQASPFHKTNPFTASKFGNQGQNRYNINSRFFGSNHVPDNRGTGGRLPSQGIPYYPSSRMPFLFNRTRIFPHLSMHPKPVVPSQLVPKDTKEKKIAQVSPTRITVHKTTATPVPPVLHATTTTSPPPAILKITTPAFLSQRTKPQISTTVHPLKHFHHHHQKIPSVPYVGGIMPHNSTVIQSSSNFKIHGERPKIITKGSQSISILAETDAFIPCDAVGEPKPFITWTKVSTGALMTANIRLQRFEVWKNGTLLIRNVQLQDRGQYLCTAQNLHGIDKMIIVLTIVAHQPKILLSRYRDITVYFGDTIAMECQASGTPSPHISWIFPDRKILQTVTTTESRIMLHENRTLSIKQATFSDRGVYKCVASNAAGADSIAVRLHIAALPPIIQQDKQENISLPLGSSINIHCTAKAAPSPSIRWVVFDGTQIRPSQFVNGNLFVFPNGTLYIRNVSPKDSGAYECIAANMVGAARRTIQLHVKKHASNAKITGSSPQRTDITYGSILHLDCSASGDPWPRILWRLPSKRMIDSLHSSLETRIKVFSNGTLVVHSVTDKDAGDYLCVARNKIGDDYVVLKVNVMMKPAKIEHKNKNNHKVKYGGDLKVDCVATGLPNPEISWGLPDGSMINTFMQSDDSGSRMKRYVVFNNGTLYFNDVGLREEGDYTCYAENQIGKDEMKVRVKVVAEPATIRNKTYFIINVPYGDVVTVACEAKGEPTPKVTWLSPTNRPIPALSDKYQVYRDGTLLIQKAQRSDSGNYTCVVRNSAGEDRKIVWIHVKVQPPRINGHLSAITSVRETAIRDSRKLIDCKAEGIPAPRVLWAFPEGVILPAPYYGNRITVHRNGTLDIRGVRQTDAVQLICIGRNEGGEARLIVQLLITDLLEKPSFRDPVNERITAIAGHSINLNCSVQGNPKPSTSWILPNGTEVLSGNRLHRFYHKRDGILHISSLSAGDAGTYRCTARNPGGYVERVVFLKVGLRPEISNQYNNLVSIINGETLQLHCITQPNQRAQISWTLPSGVVLDAPQAVGRFSLLENGSLTVHEASVFDRGTYLCKVSTEYGVSVMNVPVIVIAYPPRITSEPAPIIYARPGNSVKLNCMAIGIPKAEITWELPDKSHLTTGAQSRLYGNKFLHPQGSLVIQQSTQRDAGFYKCTAKNILGSDSKTTYIHIF